In one Polynucleobacter sp. JS-JIR-5-A7 genomic region, the following are encoded:
- the coaE gene encoding dephospho-CoA kinase (Dephospho-CoA kinase (CoaE) performs the final step in coenzyme A biosynthesis.) yields the protein MVSEQSDLSGLKGRIPLIGLTGGIGSGKTAVSDLLGSLGAGIVDTDLIAHQITSPKGVAIEAIKEQFGADYLDAAGALNRGKMRALVFAKPEARKNLEAITHPLIRLETIKQAKRLAAEGVPYLVFVVPLLLESGSWQGLIDQLVVVDCPEEVQITRVMQRSNLPRAEVEKILQAQAARKDRLASADIVIENQASFEKLKAEVNHLHEKILQIK from the coding sequence ATGGTTTCTGAACAATCCGATTTAAGCGGACTCAAGGGGCGCATTCCCCTGATCGGTCTAACCGGAGGCATTGGCTCAGGCAAAACTGCAGTCAGCGATTTACTGGGCAGCTTAGGAGCAGGGATTGTAGATACGGATCTCATAGCCCATCAGATCACCTCGCCAAAGGGAGTGGCAATAGAAGCTATAAAGGAACAATTCGGCGCCGACTATCTCGATGCAGCCGGAGCATTAAATAGGGGCAAGATGCGCGCCCTAGTATTTGCTAAGCCTGAGGCGAGAAAGAACTTAGAGGCGATTACCCACCCCCTCATCCGCCTAGAGACTATCAAGCAAGCCAAGCGATTGGCTGCTGAAGGTGTGCCCTACTTAGTCTTTGTCGTTCCTCTCCTGCTTGAATCAGGCTCTTGGCAAGGACTGATTGACCAGTTGGTGGTGGTGGACTGCCCTGAAGAAGTCCAAATTACCAGAGTGATGCAGCGCAGCAATTTACCCCGGGCAGAGGTGGAAAAAATTTTGCAGGCTCAAGCAGCCAGAAAAGATCGTCTTGCTAGTGCGGATATCGTTATTGAGAATCAAGCTAGCTTTGAGAAGTTGAAAGCTGAAGTAAACCATTTGCACGAAAAAATCCTACAGATTAAGTAA
- a CDS encoding A24 family peptidase, whose protein sequence is MHALTMMDLVRTLLILALVYLAYIDLRTFRLPDAMTIPIIAAGLVFNYLPNLGLTSFPNAIAGAFLGYAFLWGLNFIYRWAKKQNGVGMGDAKLLAALGAWFGLSALPGILLVASISGLLGGLIWLRYQKQSIRSAFPFGPFLAVAGIIELLWPQILQTWFLNNPI, encoded by the coding sequence ATGCATGCTTTAACGATGATGGATTTAGTTCGCACCTTGCTGATCTTGGCTTTGGTATATCTAGCCTATATTGATCTGCGAACTTTTCGCCTACCTGATGCCATGACTATTCCCATCATTGCCGCTGGCTTAGTCTTTAATTACTTACCAAATTTAGGATTGACCAGCTTTCCAAATGCGATTGCAGGTGCATTCCTTGGATATGCATTTTTATGGGGGCTCAACTTCATTTATAGATGGGCTAAAAAGCAAAATGGGGTCGGCATGGGCGATGCAAAACTACTAGCTGCACTTGGAGCATGGTTTGGCCTCAGTGCTTTACCAGGAATTTTATTAGTGGCATCCATCAGCGGCCTGCTTGGGGGGCTCATCTGGCTTCGATACCAAAAGCAATCTATTCGCTCAGCATTTCCTTTTGGACCATTCCTGGCTGTTGCTGGCATCATTGAGTTGTTATGGCCACAGATCCTCCAAACATGGTTTCTGAACAATCCGATTTAA
- a CDS encoding type II secretion system F family protein: protein MALNKQSQLDFAQQLLTLFNAGLALLNAIELIQSSAPKEWQHWLKDIQAHLKKGNSFSQSLMAQHNLFSMEFINLIRVSERTGDIELALKTICQQLEAQIELRRKVQQALSYPIITLSSSLLLVIVMMIWVVPVFKDVFGHFQAELPPPTKALIQISSIMNHFFIEICACLLTSTLICLLAWIKSIYLQKMCDQWSFRIPLLGKLLRLAALTYWCRTLGHLLESGLPLPDALRVTAQSSNHWLSHDLSAEVFKHLTRGWPLGASLKKADPKNSFFDTETLQLLHIAAASGFLAQMLRKRANTLGSQLSGGLNSLSQTLEPLLIMLVGIIIGGLVIILYLPIFNLGQIV from the coding sequence ATGGCACTAAACAAGCAATCGCAATTAGATTTCGCTCAGCAATTACTGACCTTGTTTAATGCTGGGCTAGCCCTCTTGAATGCCATTGAACTCATTCAGTCTTCAGCGCCTAAGGAATGGCAGCATTGGCTAAAGGATATACAGGCTCATTTAAAGAAAGGTAACAGTTTTTCCCAAAGTCTCATGGCACAACACAATCTGTTTTCGATGGAGTTCATTAATCTGATCCGTGTGAGTGAACGTACAGGAGATATTGAGCTTGCACTCAAGACTATTTGCCAACAACTAGAAGCTCAAATTGAATTAAGGCGCAAAGTACAACAAGCACTAAGCTACCCCATCATTACCTTAAGCAGCTCGCTTCTGTTGGTCATCGTCATGATGATTTGGGTGGTGCCAGTATTTAAAGATGTCTTTGGTCACTTTCAAGCAGAATTACCACCGCCGACCAAAGCACTCATTCAAATATCGTCCATCATGAATCATTTCTTTATAGAAATCTGTGCCTGCCTTCTTACTAGCACTCTCATCTGCTTACTTGCTTGGATAAAATCTATTTACTTACAAAAAATGTGTGATCAATGGAGTTTTCGGATACCGCTACTGGGTAAATTGCTTCGTTTGGCCGCCCTGACTTACTGGTGTCGAACCCTGGGCCATCTTCTAGAGTCAGGTTTACCACTTCCTGATGCGCTACGCGTCACCGCGCAATCCTCTAATCACTGGCTAAGTCATGACCTCAGTGCAGAAGTTTTTAAACACCTGACCCGAGGCTGGCCCTTAGGTGCGTCCTTGAAAAAGGCTGATCCAAAAAATTCTTTTTTCGATACTGAGACTTTGCAATTGCTTCATATTGCAGCAGCAAGTGGCTTTCTTGCACAGATGCTAAGGAAGCGCGCCAACACTTTAGGCTCTCAACTCAGCGGCGGCCTCAATAGTCTTAGCCAGACTCTAGAGCCCTTGCTCATCATGCTAGTTGGCATCATCATTGGTGGACTAGTCATTATTCTGTATCTACCAATATTTAATTTAGGGCAAATCGTTTAA
- a CDS encoding GspE/PulE family protein, translating to MNLSQDDSLIIRTWYEIAANAIHARASDIHIEACALGTQVRIRVDGLLQAQSQYPTELHERLITRIKILARLDIAEKRIPQDGRLCIGLDFSKPIIDCRVSILPTLHGEKAVIRILPNRLEELSLEQTGLLPEQLHIFQKAIARPNGLILVTGPTGSGKTRTLYSCLHALNQSHRNLCSIEDPIEIRLPGVNQVAYHPRPGLDFPVIIKALLRQDPDVIMIGEIRDGATAALAIQAAQTGHLVLSTLHTRDARAALTRLKSLGIDQESLESCLQSVSSQRLVRTLCRECKNCTAGNVSEVCRVCKGIGYFGRIGVHEVLDRQQLFDPSLPYLNMAEAGLHHVKKGNIDQATLDTEVCTWH from the coding sequence TTGAACCTTTCTCAAGATGACTCACTCATTATTCGCACTTGGTATGAAATCGCAGCAAATGCAATTCACGCTAGGGCGAGTGATATTCACATTGAAGCGTGTGCTCTAGGAACGCAAGTTCGCATTCGAGTGGATGGCTTACTCCAAGCTCAGTCACAATACCCTACCGAACTGCATGAGCGTCTCATTACGCGTATCAAGATATTGGCGCGTTTAGATATTGCAGAAAAACGCATTCCTCAAGATGGTCGTCTCTGCATTGGCTTAGATTTTTCAAAACCTATCATTGATTGTCGCGTCTCAATACTTCCAACCCTTCATGGTGAAAAAGCGGTTATTCGCATCCTTCCCAATCGGCTTGAAGAGCTTTCCCTAGAGCAAACGGGTTTACTACCTGAGCAACTGCATATTTTTCAAAAAGCGATTGCAAGACCTAACGGCTTAATACTAGTAACGGGCCCGACAGGCAGCGGCAAAACGCGTACGCTTTATAGCTGCCTACACGCACTCAATCAAAGCCATCGCAACCTTTGTTCGATTGAAGATCCCATCGAAATTCGTCTTCCTGGCGTTAATCAAGTGGCGTATCACCCACGCCCAGGCCTTGATTTTCCAGTCATTATCAAAGCACTCCTCAGACAAGATCCTGATGTCATCATGATTGGAGAGATTCGGGATGGGGCTACTGCGGCACTTGCAATTCAGGCTGCACAAACAGGACATCTTGTTTTAAGCACCTTACACACGCGCGATGCCAGAGCTGCACTCACTAGACTCAAAAGTCTCGGGATAGATCAAGAATCGCTTGAATCTTGTTTGCAAAGTGTCAGCTCTCAGCGTTTAGTTCGAACACTCTGCCGTGAATGTAAAAACTGCACTGCTGGCAATGTCTCCGAAGTTTGTAGAGTTTGTAAGGGCATTGGTTACTTTGGTCGCATCGGAGTACATGAGGTTCTAGATCGTCAGCAATTATTTGACCCATCCTTGCCCTACCTCAATATGGCTGAAGCTGGATTACATCATGTCAAAAAGGGCAACATTGATCAAGCTACCTTAGATACTGAGGTATGTACATGGCACTAA
- a CDS encoding HlyC/CorC family transporter, with the protein MDNFFDDWPLYSQAALVLFLLALSGFFSMAETSMLSSNRHRLRAMANSGNTGAALAERLLKRIDSLLSVLLISNNLINTILPILVTGIALHLFGDSGLVLSIATLVVALLIIIFSEITPKVIGAAFPEKIASNVGWLILPLTFLLKPLLWLINSFVSGLMKVSGLQSSSDSRTMSKEELRSLVLESNRFVSNHHRNILLNLFNLENITVDDVMTPRSKIEILDLARPIDEVVQQLETCYHNKLPVCYGDSERIVGILSVKKALSLLGDSDLKHEDFRSLVNEPYFIPSGTPVLQQMQFFQDNQQRLSLVVNEYGEVLGLVTFEDIVEELIGEFTTSFSSLSTDPHWLSDGTYLASGGASLRDLNRLLNLNLPLDGPRTLNGLILENLEAIPDHDVSIKIAGIVMEIVQFDDQGVKTVKLYRPTLNQDQD; encoded by the coding sequence ATGGACAATTTTTTTGACGATTGGCCCCTTTATAGCCAGGCTGCCTTAGTCCTATTTTTGCTCGCGCTTTCTGGCTTCTTTTCGATGGCCGAAACTAGTATGTTGTCATCGAACCGCCATCGCTTACGCGCCATGGCTAATAGCGGTAATACAGGCGCCGCTCTAGCAGAAAGACTTCTCAAGCGAATTGATTCCCTTTTATCAGTCCTACTGATATCCAACAATCTCATCAATACCATCCTCCCTATTCTGGTAACTGGTATTGCTCTCCATCTATTTGGTGATAGTGGACTGGTTCTATCAATTGCCACTCTGGTAGTTGCATTACTGATCATCATCTTTAGCGAAATTACTCCCAAGGTCATTGGCGCCGCCTTCCCCGAAAAGATTGCCTCCAATGTCGGCTGGCTCATTCTGCCGCTGACTTTCTTATTAAAGCCCTTGCTTTGGCTGATTAACAGTTTTGTTTCTGGTTTGATGAAGGTTTCTGGCCTGCAATCATCCTCAGATAGTAGAACGATGAGTAAAGAAGAGTTGCGTAGCTTGGTTTTGGAGTCCAATCGCTTTGTTTCTAATCACCATCGCAATATTTTGCTCAACCTATTTAACCTAGAGAACATCACAGTAGATGATGTCATGACACCAAGGTCAAAAATAGAAATTTTGGATCTTGCTAGACCCATTGATGAAGTAGTTCAGCAATTAGAAACTTGTTATCACAACAAATTACCTGTTTGCTATGGCGACTCCGAAAGAATTGTAGGCATCCTATCGGTTAAGAAAGCCTTGTCTTTGTTGGGTGATTCAGACCTAAAGCATGAGGACTTTAGATCCTTGGTTAATGAGCCTTACTTCATACCGAGCGGTACACCGGTATTACAGCAGATGCAATTTTTCCAAGACAACCAGCAACGCTTAAGTCTAGTAGTGAATGAGTATGGCGAGGTTCTTGGTCTAGTTACCTTTGAGGATATTGTGGAGGAGCTTATTGGCGAATTTACAACCTCATTCTCCAGCCTCTCGACCGATCCGCACTGGCTTTCAGACGGTACCTATCTAGCTAGTGGCGGAGCGTCCTTGCGAGACCTCAATCGTCTTTTGAATTTGAATCTACCGCTCGATGGGCCACGAACTTTAAATGGGCTGATTTTAGAAAATCTTGAAGCGATTCCTGACCATGATGTCAGCATCAAAATTGCTGGCATTGTCATGGAAATCGTACAGTTTGATGATCAAGGAGTGAAAACTGTCAAACTCTATCGCCCTACCCTCAATCAAGATCAAGATTGA
- a CDS encoding methylated-DNA--[protein]-cysteine S-methyltransferase, with amino-acid sequence MPSSKKSPLSESARYCVIDAPFGKLGILTELVDGSLMLSKIDYLPAKAALSKPQNELAKEVAQQCTAYFKDPQFQFDLPMKPMGTVHQQRVWQQIREIPAGKAKTYGEVASVIKSGPRAVGTACGANPFPLITPCHRVVSAQGIGGFMKENSPGLYRQIKIWLLKHEGVL; translated from the coding sequence ATGCCCTCCTCTAAAAAATCACCTCTATCAGAAAGTGCGCGTTACTGCGTCATCGACGCCCCTTTTGGAAAATTGGGGATTTTGACTGAATTAGTCGATGGTAGTCTCATGCTATCGAAGATCGACTACCTGCCAGCTAAAGCCGCTTTATCAAAACCTCAGAATGAGCTGGCTAAGGAGGTGGCTCAGCAATGCACGGCCTACTTTAAGGACCCACAGTTCCAATTTGATTTACCTATGAAGCCTATGGGCACAGTTCACCAGCAAAGGGTATGGCAACAGATTCGGGAGATACCAGCTGGAAAGGCAAAAACTTATGGTGAGGTAGCTAGCGTTATCAAGAGTGGTCCCCGTGCGGTGGGCACTGCATGTGGCGCTAACCCTTTTCCTTTGATCACACCCTGTCATCGCGTCGTTTCCGCGCAAGGCATTGGCGGATTTATGAAAGAAAATTCACCAGGTCTTTATCGCCAAATAAAAATATGGCTTTTAAAGCACGAGGGAGTGCTTTAA